From Pseudoalteromonas sp. R3, one genomic window encodes:
- a CDS encoding DNA polymerase II, which translates to MAQAVYQGFILSRQQIHLNNRLHLCYWLKSAQGLLKVITEPQQAVLFIRSADAKRAQTRIAEFTSGVEFKPLTLKHLDQSPVSALYCSNLSDFYQCKESLTDHVTLYEADIRHADRYLMERFIRGGAWVSGQAVEKAGYIEIRQARLKPSPHFVPKLSMLSLDIECSGEGVLFSVGLVTESQRLVIMIGEPEVAEVNVRWVADELSLLQALVEEVNRMDPDVIIGWNVIEFDCAVLNERAEALGVSLSFGRDGTPMQVSKGNFTRVLIAGRVVLDGIDTMKNATYHFETFKLAYVAQQVLGAGKLIEQDDRLEAIIRLFHQDKPALAGYNLQDCVLVWDIFTKLSLLEFAIARTQLTGLELERMGGSVAAFTNLYLPLLHRSGYIAPNLGEHGLTFDSPGGYVMDSRPGLYQNVLVLDFKSLYPSIIRTFHIDPMGLIEGLKSPQDAIPGFNKGAFSRTQHHLPKLVAQLAQARQEAKDRGEKMLQQAIKIIMNSLYGVLGSRGCRFYDPRLSSSITLRGHEIMQTTRGWIEEMGYEVIYGDTDSTFVCVPESLSAAQCQQLGESLMREINLRWAKHIDSHFNLPNYLEIEFETHYSPFFMPTIRGQETGSKKRYVGQIQTEQGTELVFKGLETVRSDWTEIAKEYQQAVIRALFDGQDVVSVTEQYITLINSGQADSKLIYKKRLGKPLNAYVKNIPPHVRAAKEAHSLGIDRVLGKGSQVAYYISRSGPKLVSGALANPDYSHYIEKQILPIYQMLPDIDLEAISLHGQRTLDLSSDL; encoded by the coding sequence TTGGCACAAGCGGTATATCAGGGCTTTATCCTTTCACGGCAACAGATCCATTTAAACAACCGATTGCACTTATGTTACTGGTTGAAATCTGCACAAGGGTTATTGAAAGTGATCACTGAGCCGCAGCAGGCGGTCTTGTTTATACGCAGTGCAGACGCTAAAAGAGCGCAAACCCGCATAGCTGAATTCACCTCAGGAGTTGAATTTAAACCACTCACTCTCAAGCACCTCGACCAGTCACCGGTTAGCGCTCTTTACTGCTCAAATTTAAGTGATTTCTATCAATGTAAAGAGAGTTTGACCGACCACGTTACTTTGTATGAGGCAGATATTCGCCATGCTGACAGGTACCTGATGGAGCGGTTTATTCGCGGAGGTGCCTGGGTATCTGGCCAGGCAGTAGAAAAAGCCGGATACATAGAAATCCGACAGGCTCGGTTAAAGCCATCACCGCATTTTGTCCCTAAGTTGTCTATGTTGTCGCTGGACATTGAGTGTAGCGGGGAAGGTGTGCTGTTCTCTGTTGGGCTGGTCACAGAGTCACAACGGCTTGTAATTATGATAGGCGAGCCAGAAGTCGCCGAAGTAAATGTGCGTTGGGTTGCCGATGAATTATCATTATTGCAGGCTCTGGTTGAGGAAGTTAACCGCATGGATCCGGATGTGATCATCGGTTGGAACGTGATTGAGTTTGACTGTGCGGTATTGAATGAAAGGGCTGAAGCATTGGGCGTCTCACTCAGTTTTGGGCGAGATGGTACGCCCATGCAAGTATCGAAAGGGAACTTTACCCGGGTACTTATAGCGGGTCGGGTCGTACTGGATGGCATAGATACGATGAAAAATGCCACTTACCACTTTGAAACCTTTAAGCTGGCTTATGTTGCTCAGCAAGTGTTGGGGGCAGGTAAACTAATCGAGCAGGACGACAGGCTTGAAGCTATCATACGCCTGTTCCACCAGGACAAGCCGGCACTGGCGGGTTATAACTTGCAGGACTGTGTACTGGTTTGGGATATATTCACTAAGCTGTCTTTGCTGGAATTTGCTATTGCCCGAACTCAGCTAACGGGTCTGGAGTTGGAGCGTATGGGTGGATCAGTGGCTGCATTCACCAATTTATATCTGCCTTTATTGCACCGCAGCGGTTATATTGCGCCTAATCTGGGTGAGCATGGCCTGACATTTGACAGCCCAGGGGGCTATGTGATGGATTCACGACCCGGATTATATCAAAATGTATTGGTACTCGACTTCAAAAGCCTCTATCCCTCCATTATACGCACCTTTCATATCGACCCTATGGGATTGATAGAAGGGCTAAAATCACCCCAGGATGCTATTCCTGGCTTTAATAAAGGGGCTTTTTCCCGCACTCAGCATCATCTACCTAAGTTAGTCGCACAGCTGGCGCAGGCACGCCAGGAGGCTAAAGACCGGGGTGAGAAAATGCTGCAGCAGGCCATCAAGATTATTATGAATAGCCTGTATGGTGTTCTGGGGTCACGGGGTTGCCGGTTTTATGATCCCCGATTGTCCAGTTCTATTACCCTGCGTGGTCACGAGATTATGCAAACCACACGAGGCTGGATCGAAGAGATGGGGTATGAAGTCATTTATGGTGACACGGATTCGACCTTTGTATGCGTGCCTGAGTCTTTATCCGCGGCGCAATGTCAGCAACTTGGTGAAAGTCTGATGAGGGAGATTAATCTGCGCTGGGCTAAGCATATAGACAGCCATTTCAATTTGCCGAACTATCTGGAAATTGAGTTTGAAACTCACTATAGCCCTTTTTTTATGCCGACTATCCGGGGTCAGGAAACGGGATCTAAAAAGCGCTATGTCGGCCAAATACAGACAGAGCAGGGCACTGAGCTGGTGTTCAAAGGATTGGAAACGGTGCGAAGTGACTGGACTGAAATTGCGAAAGAGTACCAACAAGCGGTCATCAGGGCACTGTTTGATGGCCAGGATGTGGTATCTGTGACGGAACAGTATATTACCTTAATCAACAGTGGCCAGGCAGACAGCAAGCTCATCTATAAGAAACGCCTGGGCAAACCCCTTAACGCCTACGTTAAGAATATTCCGCCACATGTCAGGGCCGCAAAAGAGGCGCACAGCTTGGGTATCGACAGAGTGCTCGGTAAGGGGAGTCAGGTTGCGTACTATATTAGCAGATCAGGCCCTAAACTGGTAAGCGGAGCGTTAGCAAACCCCGATTACAGTCATTATATAGAGAAACAGATCTTACCTATTTATCAAATGCTGCCGGATATCGATCTGGAGGCTATCAGTTTACATGGCCAGCGCACGCTGGATTTGTCCTCAGATTTGTAA
- a CDS encoding TonB-dependent receptor, which yields MLNTKVTKAVRLALAFGAASTAVIAQSASAQDGAEKVERIEITGSRIKRVDMEGASPVEVISTAEFEGQGRVSVAEALQSVTSNSFGSVIPSSGNSGQSQSTVSLLGAGAGRTLVLIDGKRMGSSPSLNGGGANLSSIPMAAVERIEILKDGASAIYGSDAIAGVINVILKKDFEGVSFDIQVGRPEAEGADTKQMSMAFGVSSDKGNITFVYDHQQRNPIFSRDRSYTAASMEDRNGDGLISIYDETVGISYFGETFKKKSGGGYIASPKCDELTKTVPGFVGVLDQGTNLGGVGGGEVCAYAHADVSANMASTKRDSAMASVNYELTDELELYARAMFSRNDSFGRYAPPADYFEDMAADHPLNPTGEVANGYFRWYQTGNRDGEVTDYQQDYTLGLKGMFGDTAEWEVSYHKAKLDYRTAGRYYLSVAGLSHNILNKISLESEQGKANMRATTYTESQSELDHVFAGLGFELGELEAGAISHYVGAEYFDMTLDQRYDAQNEAGLIGGDAGGSGAGERDVTAVFYEVAFPILDNLTLSAAYRYDDYSDFGGEGNPSVKLDYRPIDDLLLRASYSEGFRAPSLKELNAKDSKGSPSVTDYVSCAAQGTPAIKCSTVAVSEVRKGNDQLGPEESTYMNLGVVYSGFEDVSIKVDYFELEIDNVISIITAQDLVHIENAGKLDEVQARYSYVGIERDADGVISKAYTQYANGASMSRKGFDIDLSYKLETSFGDFKFRNVTTLLTEVGEDVYFTGPREDEKGAPETPEWRSQFTVNYAVDNYTVNWTTDIIADTYETQSVVKVDGKEPFNVYDGSLPTYVTHNLNMKYYSDGYGTFTLGARNLFDKGVVFNSQGFYEDYAIYNTGHIGREIFAGYNISF from the coding sequence ATGTTGAACACTAAAGTAACTAAGGCCGTGCGTTTAGCACTGGCATTTGGTGCTGCGTCTACGGCTGTGATTGCACAGTCAGCCTCTGCACAAGACGGTGCTGAAAAAGTAGAACGCATTGAAATCACAGGCTCGCGTATCAAGCGTGTCGACATGGAAGGTGCAAGCCCGGTTGAAGTGATCTCTACCGCTGAATTCGAAGGTCAGGGCCGAGTCTCTGTTGCTGAGGCACTACAAAGTGTGACTTCTAACAGCTTTGGCTCTGTTATCCCAAGTTCTGGTAACAGCGGTCAGTCGCAGTCAACTGTAAGCTTACTGGGTGCCGGTGCGGGCCGTACCTTGGTGTTGATCGACGGTAAGCGTATGGGTAGCTCACCTTCACTAAACGGTGGTGGTGCTAACCTGAGCTCAATCCCAATGGCGGCGGTAGAGCGTATTGAAATTCTTAAAGATGGCGCTTCAGCTATCTATGGTTCTGACGCGATTGCCGGTGTTATTAACGTTATCCTGAAAAAAGACTTCGAAGGTGTATCTTTCGATATCCAGGTTGGTCGCCCTGAAGCAGAAGGTGCAGACACCAAGCAAATGTCAATGGCATTTGGCGTAAGCTCTGACAAAGGTAATATTACATTTGTATACGACCACCAGCAGCGTAACCCAATCTTCTCTCGTGACCGTAGCTACACAGCGGCTTCTATGGAAGATAGAAATGGTGATGGCCTAATCTCTATCTACGACGAGACTGTGGGTATTAGCTACTTTGGTGAAACATTTAAAAAGAAATCAGGTGGTGGTTATATCGCCTCACCTAAATGTGATGAATTAACAAAAACCGTACCAGGCTTTGTTGGTGTGCTTGACCAAGGCACCAACCTAGGTGGTGTTGGTGGCGGTGAAGTCTGTGCTTATGCTCATGCAGATGTTTCAGCCAACATGGCATCGACTAAGCGCGATTCTGCGATGGCCAGTGTTAATTATGAACTCACCGATGAGTTAGAGCTGTATGCACGTGCAATGTTCAGCCGTAACGATTCATTTGGCCGTTATGCTCCGCCTGCTGACTATTTTGAAGATATGGCAGCGGACCACCCGTTAAACCCAACGGGTGAAGTTGCAAACGGCTATTTCCGCTGGTATCAGACAGGTAATCGCGATGGTGAGGTAACGGATTATCAGCAAGACTATACACTTGGCCTGAAGGGCATGTTTGGTGATACCGCTGAGTGGGAAGTGTCTTACCACAAAGCAAAGTTAGATTACCGTACAGCAGGTCGCTACTATCTGAGTGTTGCTGGTTTGTCGCACAATATTTTGAATAAAATTTCGCTTGAGTCTGAGCAGGGCAAGGCGAATATGCGTGCCACCACTTACACAGAAAGCCAGAGCGAACTGGATCACGTCTTTGCAGGTCTGGGTTTTGAACTGGGTGAGCTAGAAGCTGGTGCGATTTCGCACTATGTGGGTGCTGAATACTTCGATATGACGTTAGATCAACGTTACGACGCACAAAACGAAGCCGGTCTGATCGGCGGCGATGCTGGTGGTTCAGGTGCCGGTGAGCGTGATGTAACGGCAGTATTCTATGAAGTGGCATTTCCAATCTTGGATAATTTAACACTGAGCGCGGCCTATCGTTACGACGATTACAGCGACTTCGGTGGTGAAGGTAATCCAAGTGTGAAACTGGACTACCGCCCGATTGATGATCTGTTACTTCGTGCATCATACTCAGAAGGCTTCCGTGCGCCATCTCTGAAAGAGCTGAATGCAAAAGACTCTAAAGGCAGTCCGAGCGTGACTGACTATGTAAGCTGTGCAGCTCAAGGCACACCTGCTATCAAATGCAGCACGGTTGCAGTCAGTGAGGTGCGTAAGGGTAATGACCAGCTTGGTCCGGAAGAATCGACCTATATGAACTTGGGTGTGGTTTATTCTGGCTTTGAAGATGTCTCAATCAAAGTTGACTACTTTGAGCTTGAAATCGACAATGTCATTTCAATCATCACTGCGCAGGATCTGGTACATATTGAAAATGCCGGCAAGCTTGACGAAGTTCAGGCAAGATATTCATATGTTGGCATCGAGCGCGACGCTGATGGGGTTATCTCGAAGGCATATACTCAGTATGCAAACGGCGCTTCTATGTCTCGTAAAGGGTTCGATATTGACTTGTCTTACAAGCTAGAAACTTCGTTTGGTGACTTTAAGTTCAGAAATGTAACCACCTTGCTGACAGAAGTGGGTGAAGATGTTTACTTCACTGGTCCTCGTGAAGATGAGAAGGGCGCACCGGAAACACCTGAATGGCGTTCTCAGTTCACTGTTAACTACGCAGTTGATAATTACACAGTGAACTGGACCACAGACATCATTGCTGATACTTACGAGACGCAGTCTGTTGTTAAAGTCGATGGTAAAGAACCGTTCAATGTATACGATGGCTCGCTTCCGACTTACGTAACCCACAACCTGAACATGAAGTACTACAGCGATGGCTATGGTACGTTCACTCTGGGTGCACGTAACCTGTTTGACAAAGGCGTGGTATTTAATAGCCAGGGCTTCTACGAAGACTATGCTATCTACAATACAGGCCACATTGGTCGCGAAATCTTCGCCGGTTACAACATCA
- the dinG gene encoding ATP-dependent DNA helicase DinG, with product MLSDSLKKTIRQAHTNIAEQLEGFRPRAGQNYLVAEIAKTLGGDYHKSQRICVIEAGTGTGKSLAYCLGALPMALAKKKKLIISTATVALQEQLLNKELPFFKEHSGLDFKFDLVKGRQRYICVQKLLAAVSGEETQMSLMPTTSSPLSAMEQRCLQELAKAYQDKRWQGDRDSWADTIPDKVWNLIACDKHACQRQLKSHNLCPFHLARQKIAQMDVLVINHALLLADLELGGGTILSDPEETFYVIDEAHHLPHITRDFSSAAATIKGTIEWLDKLLKFSGKMANVVVSQKAIGQNFKLNDAANDAGKVLRQVRDMLDQSDYTYNDDDTHRFLHGEVPEQLKERAKDIADATQDALRALSKMHDALTLDVNDGDVQGFLADPILAESGQYINRLEQLNKLWFSYATKGEGTPHARWIKRLDYKHHHDYLLCDCPIEVGFYLKDNLWRECAGAVLCSATLSAMGNFDHFARESGLSNEPGVKYIKADSPFDYAKQAKLHIPQTKTEPTDKAFSDYLAEALPDYLDKKKANLVLFASYWQMDHVVAKLRKQNWQILVQGELSREELLKRHRAAIDLGAGSILFGTQSLSEGLDLPGKYLENLVITKIPFAVPTSPVEEAQAEFIQSKGGNPFLSITVPDAAKKLVQSCGRLLRKETDSGRITILDRRLITKRYGKAMLDTLPPFAKQID from the coding sequence ATGCTGTCAGATTCTCTAAAAAAAACCATTCGTCAGGCGCACACCAACATAGCTGAACAACTCGAGGGTTTTCGCCCTCGCGCCGGACAAAACTATCTGGTTGCAGAAATCGCCAAAACGCTCGGTGGTGACTATCACAAATCTCAACGTATCTGTGTGATTGAAGCGGGGACCGGAACAGGTAAATCTCTGGCCTATTGCTTGGGGGCTCTGCCCATGGCACTGGCAAAAAAGAAAAAACTGATCATATCCACTGCCACCGTTGCGCTGCAGGAACAATTACTCAATAAGGAACTCCCCTTTTTTAAAGAGCACTCCGGCCTCGATTTTAAATTTGATCTAGTGAAAGGTCGCCAGCGTTATATCTGTGTGCAAAAGCTATTGGCCGCAGTAAGCGGCGAAGAAACACAAATGTCCCTGATGCCTACAACCAGCTCACCTTTGTCGGCAATGGAACAGCGCTGCTTACAAGAACTGGCAAAAGCCTATCAGGATAAACGCTGGCAAGGTGACAGAGACAGCTGGGCCGATACCATCCCAGACAAAGTCTGGAACCTCATCGCTTGCGACAAACATGCTTGTCAGCGCCAGCTGAAATCTCACAACTTGTGTCCTTTTCATCTGGCAAGGCAAAAAATCGCGCAAATGGATGTACTGGTCATCAACCATGCCCTTTTACTTGCCGATCTGGAACTCGGTGGCGGTACCATTTTGAGTGACCCGGAAGAGACCTTTTACGTTATCGATGAGGCCCACCATTTGCCGCATATTACCCGGGACTTCTCATCCGCAGCAGCAACAATTAAAGGTACGATAGAGTGGCTGGACAAACTGCTCAAGTTCAGCGGTAAAATGGCCAATGTTGTGGTGTCACAAAAAGCCATCGGGCAAAATTTCAAACTCAATGACGCAGCCAATGATGCGGGTAAAGTACTCCGCCAGGTCAGAGACATGCTGGATCAATCTGACTACACCTACAACGATGATGATACCCATCGTTTTTTGCATGGTGAAGTGCCGGAGCAGCTCAAAGAACGTGCCAAGGACATCGCTGATGCTACTCAGGATGCGCTGCGCGCACTGAGTAAAATGCATGATGCGTTGACCCTGGATGTCAACGATGGTGACGTCCAGGGCTTTCTTGCCGATCCTATATTGGCGGAGAGCGGTCAGTATATTAACCGCCTGGAGCAGCTCAATAAATTATGGTTCAGCTATGCCACAAAAGGTGAAGGCACGCCACACGCGCGCTGGATAAAACGTCTGGACTACAAACACCATCATGACTACCTATTGTGTGACTGTCCCATTGAAGTGGGATTTTATCTAAAAGATAACCTTTGGCGCGAATGTGCCGGGGCGGTGTTATGCTCAGCCACGCTCAGTGCTATGGGTAACTTCGACCACTTTGCGCGAGAAAGCGGACTCAGTAACGAACCAGGTGTCAAATATATCAAAGCCGACTCTCCCTTTGATTATGCCAAACAAGCCAAACTGCATATTCCACAGACCAAAACGGAGCCTACAGACAAAGCCTTCAGTGATTATCTTGCAGAAGCGCTGCCCGACTACCTGGACAAGAAAAAGGCCAACCTGGTGCTGTTTGCTTCCTACTGGCAAATGGATCACGTGGTTGCCAAACTGCGCAAACAAAACTGGCAGATCCTGGTGCAGGGCGAACTGTCTCGAGAAGAGCTGCTTAAACGCCACCGCGCCGCCATTGATTTGGGCGCAGGAAGTATTTTATTTGGTACTCAGAGTTTGTCTGAGGGGTTAGACTTGCCAGGCAAGTACCTGGAGAACCTGGTGATCACTAAGATCCCCTTTGCAGTTCCCACGTCACCAGTTGAAGAGGCACAGGCTGAATTCATTCAGTCTAAAGGAGGAAATCCATTTTTATCGATTACGGTGCCAGATGCTGCCAAGAAATTAGTCCAAAGCTGTGGTAGACTGCTGCGCAAAGAAACGGATTCTGGCCGCATCACCATACTCGACAGACGCCTGATCACCAAACGATATGGCAAGGCGATGCTGGACACGCTGCCACCCTTTGCGAAACAAATAGACTGA